One window of the Nitrososphaerales archaeon genome contains the following:
- a CDS encoding peptidylprolyl isomerase — protein sequence MEKEETKQYINVNFPFKLKRKYLMIIAVLGMAFSVAFMLRSLPLQYGFHLNEFDPYFDYRATQFLVENGVEEYFKWHDNMSWYPEGRDIASTSQTGLHLTAGYLYKAFGLGAPLYDFVVWFPVVFGSFTAIIIFALVRVLSNTTAGLFASLFFAVSPAIIQRGNLGWFKSEPLGLFLALLATYLLLSALRHQDLRLAIPKAVGGGLLLALGMASWGGVQYFSLVLGLFFIAIPFFRRDKIPLYVIPLFAIIAVITASAFPRVGGQAGHLFGLSLAGLSLWVPAIIFLMVSYAIIMKSKQNQLRNLLMWLSAFIIGAGVFVAVGSYIAPSFRYVSVINPFSKSEIPLVESVAEHFTPTIVDYFANYSVLIMLAGYGAMLCFRKRCDMSIFALIVGITGIYISASFSRLMVFSSISIIILASIALFEITSAIFSRAEGPAVTHPKKKLKIQPTGKDFRVAYTAIIVTMLAIPMFFPPQVSWVNAADIPPSIANGATTFRMVSNDWLQTLQWIRTNTTRDAVVASWWDYGYWITTLGERTTLADNATINMTRIEKIAKAFLSDEATGVQLLKDMKADYVLVYVVGQRAPAPSGDTLLLLGGGGDESKKHWFMRIAGVNEFSYLEDDGFTPTPLFWDNTLLGKMFPVEPAAYVRLDQRGSIADMQPQYRSGYVPLYQEKVKYPADGEGPLRLAYASPSFVNKNQPLMLGVMIYEIVKDWTPTEKPVIEEPEIVQPLPSNQFATFQTNYGNITIQLFPDIAPRTVESLQNLINSGFYDGIKFHRIIPEFVIQAGDPNTKDKDKSTWGLGGPGYTLPAEISKLKHVRGMVSMAHPGDPNRAGSQFFIVVKDAPHLDGKYTIFGQVVEGMDVVDRIVAQPRDERDIPLQDIVIEKAITFTK from the coding sequence CTACCCTTGCAATACGGATTTCATCTTAACGAATTCGATCCGTATTTTGATTACCGTGCAACCCAGTTTCTCGTGGAGAATGGAGTTGAGGAGTATTTCAAGTGGCATGACAATATGTCTTGGTATCCTGAAGGACGGGATATAGCATCAACATCGCAGACAGGACTACACCTTACTGCAGGATATCTATACAAGGCTTTCGGCTTAGGTGCACCACTTTATGATTTTGTTGTCTGGTTTCCAGTTGTGTTTGGTTCATTTACTGCTATTATAATATTCGCGCTTGTAAGAGTACTATCGAACACGACCGCAGGGCTGTTCGCATCATTATTTTTCGCAGTTTCACCTGCTATAATTCAGCGTGGGAACTTGGGATGGTTCAAGTCAGAACCGCTTGGACTGTTTCTTGCCCTACTTGCCACGTACCTTTTGCTTAGTGCATTGAGGCATCAGGATTTAAGGCTTGCAATTCCGAAGGCTGTTGGAGGAGGACTATTACTTGCCCTTGGTATGGCATCGTGGGGAGGGGTGCAGTACTTTAGTTTAGTGTTAGGCTTATTTTTTATCGCAATACCCTTTTTCAGACGAGATAAGATACCGTTGTATGTTATACCCCTGTTTGCCATAATAGCTGTGATAACGGCCTCAGCGTTTCCACGTGTTGGAGGACAAGCTGGCCACCTATTTGGCTTATCTCTTGCCGGTCTTTCGTTATGGGTTCCTGCGATAATATTTCTTATGGTTTCATATGCAATAATAATGAAAAGCAAACAAAATCAACTAAGAAACCTGCTTATGTGGTTGAGCGCCTTCATCATTGGCGCAGGTGTATTCGTGGCTGTGGGTTCATACATTGCACCAAGTTTCAGGTATGTTAGCGTAATCAATCCTTTTAGCAAGAGTGAAATACCTTTGGTGGAATCGGTGGCAGAGCATTTCACACCTACTATAGTAGATTACTTTGCCAACTATTCAGTTTTGATTATGCTCGCAGGATACGGAGCAATGCTTTGTTTCAGGAAACGATGTGATATGAGTATTTTTGCTCTGATAGTTGGCATAACCGGTATCTACATAAGTGCATCATTTTCTAGGCTGATGGTCTTCTCATCAATATCTATAATCATTCTTGCGTCGATTGCACTTTTTGAAATAACGTCAGCTATATTCAGCAGAGCAGAAGGTCCAGCTGTTACACATCCAAAGAAGAAGCTAAAAATTCAACCAACAGGGAAGGACTTTCGTGTTGCATATACTGCGATCATTGTAACGATGCTTGCCATACCAATGTTCTTTCCTCCGCAGGTAAGTTGGGTAAACGCTGCAGATATCCCTCCCAGTATTGCCAATGGTGCTACAACTTTTAGAATGGTCTCTAACGACTGGCTACAGACTTTGCAATGGATTAGAACTAACACAACGCGTGATGCAGTAGTGGCTTCATGGTGGGACTACGGTTACTGGATAACTACTCTTGGAGAAAGAACAACTCTTGCTGATAATGCTACTATAAACATGACGAGGATAGAAAAGATAGCCAAGGCCTTCCTTTCTGATGAGGCGACTGGGGTACAGTTGCTAAAGGATATGAAAGCAGATTATGTGTTAGTGTATGTAGTTGGACAGCGGGCACCAGCACCAAGTGGAGATACCTTGCTGCTGCTTGGAGGAGGTGGTGATGAGAGCAAGAAGCACTGGTTCATGAGAATAGCAGGTGTTAACGAATTCAGTTATCTGGAGGATGATGGCTTTACGCCCACTCCCTTATTTTGGGACAATACATTGCTTGGAAAGATGTTCCCTGTTGAACCTGCTGCGTATGTTAGGCTTGACCAGCGGGGAAGCATAGCTGATATGCAACCACAATATAGAAGTGGCTATGTTCCCCTGTATCAAGAAAAAGTAAAGTATCCAGCCGATGGAGAGGGTCCTCTTCGGCTTGCATATGCTTCACCTAGCTTTGTTAACAAGAATCAACCTTTGATGTTGGGGGTAATGATTTACGAGATTGTTAAGGATTGGACACCCACTGAAAAGCCTGTAATAGAGGAACCTGAAATAGTACAACCTCTACCTTCTAATCAGTTTGCAACATTCCAGACCAATTATGGCAATATAACTATTCAACTATTCCCTGATATAGCACCAAGGACTGTAGAGAGTTTGCAGAACCTTATTAACTCTGGATTCTATGATGGAATAAAGTTCCATAGAATAATACCTGAATTTGTAATACAGGCTGGTGATCCTAATACAAAGGATAAAGATAAATCAACTTGGGGCTTGGGTGGACCTGGATACACGCTACCTGCAGAAATAAGTAAGTTGAAGCATGTAAGAGGAATGGTCTCTATGGCTCATCCTGGCGATCCAAACAGAGCGGGTTCTCAGTTCTTCATAGTTGTGAAGGACGCACCTCACCTAGATGGCAAGTATACAATATTTGGGCAGGTGGTTGAGGGCATGGATGTGGTCGATCGTATAGTTGCACAGCCAAGGGATGAAAGAGATATCCCACTTCAGGATATAGTGATTGAGAAAGCTATTACATTTACAAAGTAG
- a CDS encoding RNA-protein complex protein Nop10, translated as MKQLIRKCVVCNIYTLKNDCPKCGMQTHNPHPAKFSPDDKYARYRVMDRYKKEPTL; from the coding sequence GTGAAACAGCTAATTAGGAAATGTGTTGTTTGTAATATCTATACCTTGAAGAATGATTGTCCCAAATGCGGCATGCAGACACATAACCCACACCCTGCAAAGTTTTCACCAGATGATAAGTATGCCAGATATAGGGTAATGGATCGATACAAGAAAGAACCTACTTTGTAA
- a CDS encoding translation initiation factor IF-2 subunit alpha has protein sequence MTTEVKELPEVGEIVIATIRDVTSHGAYVTLDEYGGMTGFLHISEIATGWIRNVERYVRPKQKAVLKVIRVNKARAEVDLSLKQVGGEEKKKKLLEVKKDEKARAFMEIIKERCKLSDEEVMRYSEVLSDKFPILYDAFESVAKKGIKVIEDLDLPQEVIAAIEEAAKKIPVPTVEVRGIMEITCRKPNGIEIIKETLKSAEDSKADTKVEIAYIGAPKYRIMVNSENFKTAEKVLNAAIQKIESNIVKNNGTFKFTREESKKRR, from the coding sequence ATGACTACTGAAGTGAAGGAACTACCTGAAGTGGGAGAGATAGTAATCGCGACCATAAGGGATGTTACTTCACACGGTGCATATGTTACGCTGGACGAATACGGCGGAATGACAGGATTCTTGCATATATCGGAAATTGCTACCGGCTGGATAAGGAATGTAGAACGTTACGTAAGGCCGAAGCAGAAGGCCGTTCTTAAGGTAATCAGGGTGAATAAGGCTAGAGCAGAGGTGGACCTGTCGCTCAAACAGGTTGGTGGAGAAGAAAAAAAGAAGAAACTTCTTGAGGTTAAGAAGGACGAAAAGGCTAGAGCCTTTATGGAAATTATAAAGGAAAGGTGCAAGTTGTCCGATGAAGAGGTTATGAGGTATTCTGAAGTTTTATCTGACAAATTTCCTATACTTTATGATGCATTTGAATCTGTTGCAAAGAAAGGGATTAAGGTAATAGAAGATCTTGATCTCCCACAAGAAGTTATCGCTGCTATTGAGGAAGCTGCAAAAAAGATCCCGGTACCAACTGTGGAGGTGAGGGGGATAATGGAAATAACGTGCAGAAAGCCCAATGGCATAGAGATCATAAAGGAAACATTGAAGAGCGCTGAGGACAGTAAAGCAGATACCAAGGTGGAGATAGCATATATTGGAGCGCCAAAGTACAGGATCATGGTAAATTCTGAAAACTTCAAAACTGCAGAAAAAGTGCTGAACGCAGCTATACAGAAGATAGAAAGCAATATAGTAAAAAATAATGGCACATTCAAATTTACACGTGAAGAATCGAAGAAAAGGCGTTAG